One segment of Marinobacter sediminum DNA contains the following:
- a CDS encoding leucyl aminopeptidase, with amino-acid sequence MNFSLSSKAIANTKADCLVIGLPEKGTWPESTSQADEALGGLIKKLQKAGDISGKNASTSVIPLTDQPWGRLVVVGTGDDAARTPANYRKALIAMMSALKGGPSKSALITLADTEVTGNETVSSEAARLSLVGRILEDQLYTFNEFKSEKPSARKLNKVLITASSAGKALKDAFNLGLATGRGMNFTRDLGNTPPNICHPEWLAQQAKTLAKDHDCIKTEVLDEKQMEKMGMNTILAVGKGSTQPPRLIVMEYRGGKPKDKPHVLVGKGITFDTGGISLKPGAGMDEMKYDMGGSASVFGAMQVLAETKPKINVVAVIAAAENMPDGGACRPGDIITTLSGQTVEILNTDAEGRLVLCDALTYVKKFDPEAVIDMATLTGACIVALGHHATGLLANNDELANELLASGERACDRAWRLPLWDDYQSQLDSNFADMQNIGDRSAGTITAACFLSRFAKEYRWAHLDIAGTAWQSGKAKGASGRPVPLLVDYLMSHAGK; translated from the coding sequence ATGAATTTCAGCCTGAGCAGTAAAGCCATCGCAAACACGAAAGCAGACTGCCTCGTTATCGGCCTGCCCGAAAAAGGCACCTGGCCGGAATCCACCTCCCAGGCAGACGAAGCGCTTGGCGGGCTGATCAAGAAACTCCAGAAAGCTGGTGATATCAGCGGTAAAAACGCCAGCACCTCAGTCATCCCCCTGACTGATCAGCCCTGGGGCCGGCTGGTCGTGGTTGGTACCGGGGATGATGCTGCGCGGACACCAGCCAACTACCGCAAGGCCCTGATCGCCATGATGAGCGCCCTGAAAGGGGGGCCTTCAAAATCTGCCCTGATCACCCTGGCAGACACGGAGGTGACCGGTAACGAAACAGTCAGCTCCGAAGCCGCGCGACTCAGCCTTGTGGGGCGTATCCTGGAAGACCAGCTCTACACCTTCAACGAATTCAAGAGTGAAAAGCCCTCCGCGCGCAAGCTGAACAAGGTTCTGATTACCGCATCCAGTGCCGGAAAGGCCCTGAAAGATGCCTTTAATCTCGGCCTCGCCACCGGTCGGGGCATGAACTTCACTCGCGACCTGGGCAACACTCCGCCCAACATTTGTCACCCGGAATGGCTCGCCCAGCAAGCAAAAACGCTTGCCAAGGACCACGACTGCATCAAGACCGAAGTGCTTGATGAGAAACAGATGGAAAAGATGGGCATGAACACCATCCTGGCCGTGGGCAAAGGCAGCACTCAGCCGCCACGCCTGATCGTGATGGAATACCGTGGTGGCAAACCGAAAGACAAGCCCCATGTCCTGGTCGGCAAGGGCATCACTTTCGACACCGGCGGCATCAGCCTGAAGCCGGGTGCCGGCATGGATGAAATGAAATACGACATGGGTGGCTCTGCCAGCGTCTTCGGCGCCATGCAGGTACTGGCGGAAACCAAGCCCAAGATCAACGTTGTTGCGGTTATTGCCGCCGCCGAAAACATGCCGGATGGCGGAGCCTGCCGGCCAGGCGACATAATTACCACCCTGTCTGGACAGACCGTGGAAATCCTCAACACCGATGCTGAAGGCCGCCTGGTGCTGTGCGACGCGCTCACCTATGTAAAGAAGTTCGATCCGGAAGCTGTTATCGATATGGCGACCCTGACTGGTGCCTGTATCGTCGCCCTGGGCCATCACGCTACCGGCCTGCTCGCCAACAATGATGAGCTGGCCAACGAGCTGCTGGCATCCGGCGAGCGCGCCTGCGACCGCGCGTGGCGCCTGCCACTGTGGGACGACTACCAGAGCCAGCTGGACAGCAACTTCGCAGACATGCAGAACATTGGCGACCGCTCTGCCGGCACCATCACTGCAGCCTGTTTCCTGTCCCGCTTCGCCAAAGAGTATCGCTGGGCCCACCTCGACATAGCCGGCACCGCATGGCAGTCAGGTAAGGCCAAAGGCGCCTCCGGTCGCCCGGTGCCATTGCTGGTCGACTATCTGATGTCTCATGCAGGCAAGTAA
- a CDS encoding DNA polymerase III subunit chi translates to MQASNSDTRPETGGPAAGSSGQADQNQRYWFHILTQNAPAARNLHAAKLVDKARQQGDRVCIVCDTMQHAQELDDLLWNFSPDAFIPHSVVPDSATTCTDPVGILLCPPVAEDWDTVIILSDTLPADADRFKRLALVAHNDPSVLNQARSHFKQLRALGIEPKVHDQRKR, encoded by the coding sequence ATGCAGGCAAGTAATTCAGATACTCGCCCGGAAACCGGCGGCCCTGCCGCCGGCTCCTCCGGGCAAGCCGACCAGAACCAGCGTTACTGGTTCCACATTCTGACGCAAAACGCTCCCGCCGCGCGCAACCTCCACGCCGCCAAACTGGTGGACAAGGCCCGGCAACAGGGCGACCGCGTCTGCATCGTCTGTGACACCATGCAACATGCCCAGGAACTGGATGACCTGCTGTGGAATTTCAGTCCCGATGCGTTCATCCCACACAGCGTGGTGCCTGATTCCGCCACCACCTGCACCGACCCCGTCGGCATTCTGTTATGCCCGCCGGTTGCCGAAGACTGGGACACTGTCATTATTCTGTCCGACACCCTTCCGGCCGATGCCGACCGCTTCAAACGGCTTGCACTGGTCGCCCACAACGACCCGTCAGTACTGAACCAGGCCCGATCGCATTTCAAGCAGTTGCGGGCCCTGGGCATCGAACCGAAAGTCCACGATCAGAGAAAGCGATAA
- a CDS encoding valine--tRNA ligase, which yields MEKTYQPENIERQWYENWESKGYFRPSGEGQSYSLAIPPPNVTGSLHMGHAFQHTIMDTLTRYKRMQGHNTLWQVGTDHAGIATQMVVERKLAAEESKTRHDLGREEFIKRIWDWKEHSGGTITRQMRRLGNSVDWDHERFTMDDGFYKAVQEVFVRLYDDGLVYRGKRLVNWDPKLHTAISDLEVENKEEKGFFWHLRYPLADGATTQDGKDYVVVATTRPETMLGDTAVAVHPDDERYQHLIGKHVMLPLVNRKIAIVADHHADPEKGSGCVKITPAHDFNDYAVGKRNNLPMINVMTQDANIRDVAEVFNSDGTENTDIDGQMPTAYAGLTREEARKAIVADLKETGLLEQEEDHVLSVPRGDRSGLIIEPMLTDQWFADAKTLAKPAIEAVEDGRIQFVPKQYENMYFSWMRDIQDWCISRQLWWGHRIPAWYDAEGNIYVGRSEEEVRQKHNLSGDLELAQDEDVLDTWFSSALWTFGTLGWPEITERLKNFHPTDVLVTGFDIIFFWVARMIMMTMHFMKNEDGTPQVPFHTVYVTGLIRDEHGDKMSKSKGNVIDPLDMIDGIGLDDLLEKRTGNLMQPKLAEKIGKRTQKEFPEGIAAHGTDALRFTLAAMATTGRDINWDMKRLEGYRNFCNKLWNAARYVLMNTEGEDCGVNDEPVELSLADRWIISELQKCEQDVVRYLDQYRFDLAAYALYEFIWNEYCDWYLELSKPALNDESASAEAKRGTRRTLVRVLEAVLRVAHPIMPFITEEIWQRISPLAGKSGDSIMLQPYPQPDSSKQDPAVAADIDWLKGVIVAVRNIRGEMNISPAKKIPVLLRGKDAEDKRRMDDNRQFLASLAKLESLEWFEGDKAPMSATQLVGEMEVLVPMAGLIDKDAELKRLDKELERLQKEIGRLEGKLGNEKFTAKAPAEVVEKEQEKLRDAQGSLSRLSEQRADIEAM from the coding sequence ATGGAAAAAACCTACCAGCCAGAAAACATCGAGCGCCAGTGGTACGAGAACTGGGAATCCAAAGGGTACTTCCGCCCCTCCGGTGAAGGCCAGTCCTACAGCCTCGCCATCCCGCCGCCCAACGTCACCGGCAGCCTGCACATGGGCCATGCGTTCCAGCACACCATCATGGACACGCTCACCCGCTACAAGCGCATGCAGGGGCATAACACCCTCTGGCAGGTAGGTACGGACCACGCCGGTATCGCTACCCAGATGGTGGTTGAACGCAAACTGGCCGCTGAAGAAAGTAAAACCCGCCACGACCTCGGCCGTGAAGAGTTCATCAAACGCATCTGGGACTGGAAAGAGCATTCCGGCGGCACCATAACTCGCCAGATGCGCCGCCTGGGCAACTCAGTGGACTGGGACCACGAGCGCTTCACCATGGACGATGGCTTCTACAAGGCCGTTCAGGAAGTTTTCGTCCGCCTGTACGACGACGGCCTGGTGTACCGTGGCAAGCGCCTGGTGAACTGGGACCCGAAACTGCACACCGCCATTTCTGACCTTGAAGTAGAGAACAAGGAAGAAAAAGGTTTCTTCTGGCACCTGCGTTACCCGCTGGCAGACGGTGCAACCACCCAGGACGGTAAGGACTACGTGGTGGTCGCCACTACCCGCCCGGAAACCATGCTGGGCGATACTGCCGTCGCCGTTCACCCGGATGACGAACGCTATCAGCACCTGATTGGCAAGCACGTCATGCTGCCGCTGGTAAATCGCAAGATTGCCATCGTGGCCGACCATCACGCCGATCCGGAAAAAGGCAGCGGTTGCGTGAAGATCACGCCAGCCCACGATTTCAATGACTACGCCGTGGGCAAACGCAACAACCTGCCCATGATCAACGTGATGACCCAGGACGCCAACATCCGGGACGTCGCTGAAGTCTTCAATTCCGATGGCACCGAAAACACTGACATCGACGGCCAGATGCCGACTGCCTACGCTGGCCTGACCCGCGAGGAGGCTCGCAAGGCTATCGTTGCAGACCTGAAAGAGACCGGCCTGCTGGAACAGGAAGAAGATCACGTACTGAGCGTACCCCGGGGCGACCGCTCCGGACTGATTATCGAACCGATGCTTACCGATCAGTGGTTCGCTGATGCCAAGACCCTGGCCAAACCCGCGATCGAGGCGGTCGAAGACGGTCGCATCCAGTTCGTGCCCAAGCAGTACGAGAACATGTACTTCTCCTGGATGCGTGACATCCAGGACTGGTGCATTTCCCGCCAGCTCTGGTGGGGCCATCGCATTCCGGCCTGGTACGACGCGGAGGGCAACATCTACGTAGGCCGCAGCGAAGAGGAAGTGCGCCAGAAGCACAACCTGTCCGGCGATCTCGAACTGGCACAGGACGAGGACGTCCTGGACACCTGGTTCAGCTCCGCACTCTGGACCTTTGGCACCCTGGGCTGGCCGGAAATCACAGAGCGCCTGAAGAATTTCCACCCGACCGATGTGCTGGTCACCGGCTTTGACATCATCTTCTTCTGGGTCGCCCGGATGATCATGATGACCATGCACTTCATGAAGAATGAAGACGGCACGCCGCAGGTACCTTTCCATACCGTGTATGTGACCGGCCTGATCCGGGACGAGCACGGGGACAAGATGTCCAAGTCCAAGGGCAACGTCATCGATCCCCTGGACATGATCGACGGCATCGGCCTGGACGATCTGCTGGAAAAACGCACCGGTAACCTGATGCAGCCGAAGCTGGCCGAGAAGATCGGCAAGCGCACGCAGAAGGAGTTCCCGGAAGGCATCGCTGCCCATGGCACCGACGCCCTGCGCTTTACCCTGGCAGCCATGGCCACCACCGGTCGTGACATCAACTGGGACATGAAGCGCCTGGAAGGCTACCGCAACTTCTGTAACAAGCTGTGGAACGCCGCCCGTTACGTGCTGATGAACACCGAAGGTGAAGACTGCGGCGTGAACGATGAGCCGGTGGAACTCTCGCTGGCCGACCGCTGGATCATCAGTGAACTCCAGAAGTGCGAGCAGGATGTCGTACGCTACCTGGACCAGTACCGTTTCGACCTGGCGGCTTACGCACTCTACGAGTTTATCTGGAACGAGTACTGCGACTGGTACCTGGAGCTGTCAAAGCCGGCCCTGAACGACGAGAGCGCCAGCGCCGAGGCCAAACGCGGCACCCGCCGCACACTGGTCCGTGTATTGGAAGCGGTGCTGCGGGTTGCTCACCCGATCATGCCGTTCATTACCGAGGAGATCTGGCAGCGCATTTCACCACTGGCCGGCAAGTCTGGCGACAGCATCATGTTGCAGCCCTACCCGCAGCCTGACAGCAGCAAGCAGGATCCGGCCGTTGCCGCCGATATTGACTGGCTCAAGGGTGTGATCGTTGCCGTTCGGAACATTCGCGGCGAGATGAACATTTCCCCGGCGAAGAAAATTCCGGTCCTGCTGCGCGGCAAAGACGCGGAAGACAAGCGCCGCATGGACGACAACCGACAGTTCCTGGCATCTCTGGCGAAGCTCGAAAGCCTGGAATGGTTTGAAGGCGACAAAGCGCCGATGTCAGCGACCCAGCTCGTGGGCGAGATGGAAGTACTGGTACCCATGGCCGGCCTGATCGACAAGGACGCGGAGCTCAAGCGACTGGACAAGGAGCTTGAACGCCTGCAGAAGGAAATTGGCCGCCTGGAAGGCAAGCTGGGCAACGAGAAATTCACCGCCAAGGCGCCAGCCGAGGTGGTGGAGAAGGAACAGGAAAAGCTCCGGGATGCCCAGGGCAGCCTGTCCCGCCTCAGCGAACAGCGAGCCGACATAGAGGCCATGTGA
- a CDS encoding ketopantoate reductase family protein, with product MIAILGAGSLGRLWAASLPAGDVAFVPRPGASSEGPVAFRLQQLDGSVSDISVPWLVPGDPVDLLLVTTKAGDTLKAISDFIDLFPDNLPLVLFQNGLGSQQAVAEHWPDRPVLAASTTEGANRPDVDRVIHAGSGQTWIGALNEEAGHHVSPTVKRLAASGLTIHPERDILNRLWQKLVINAGINPFTAILNCANGEILSSELYQQNIDSLCNEIARLMTANGQRNEGAETLRQQIETVACNTARNTSSMRSDMLAGRKTEIDFINGYLVRLGNTLEIPTPVNQMLTEQVKLLSPN from the coding sequence ATGATTGCCATTCTGGGCGCAGGCTCATTGGGGCGGCTCTGGGCCGCCTCTCTGCCTGCGGGTGACGTGGCCTTTGTGCCCCGACCAGGCGCCTCAAGCGAGGGTCCAGTGGCGTTTCGCTTGCAGCAGCTCGACGGCTCGGTCAGCGACATTTCCGTCCCCTGGCTGGTGCCAGGGGACCCGGTTGACCTCCTGCTTGTAACGACCAAGGCCGGCGACACCCTGAAAGCCATCTCGGACTTTATTGACCTCTTCCCGGACAACCTTCCTCTCGTATTGTTCCAGAACGGGCTCGGCAGCCAGCAGGCGGTAGCCGAACACTGGCCAGATCGCCCGGTGCTGGCCGCCAGTACCACAGAAGGGGCAAACCGCCCAGATGTCGATCGGGTCATTCATGCCGGCTCGGGACAAACCTGGATCGGAGCCTTGAACGAGGAAGCCGGGCACCACGTCAGCCCCACAGTAAAGCGGCTTGCCGCAAGCGGCCTTACGATTCACCCTGAACGCGACATTCTAAACCGGCTATGGCAAAAACTGGTGATCAATGCTGGCATCAACCCTTTCACCGCCATCCTCAATTGCGCCAACGGTGAGATCCTGAGTTCAGAACTTTACCAGCAGAATATCGATTCCCTGTGCAACGAGATCGCCCGCCTCATGACAGCGAACGGTCAAAGGAATGAAGGCGCAGAAACGCTTCGGCAACAGATCGAGACAGTGGCGTGCAATACCGCCAGGAATACGTCTTCCATGCGTAGTGATATGCTGGCAGGCCGCAAGACCGAGATCGATTTCATCAACGGCTACCTGGTCCGCCTGGGCAACACCCTCGAAATCCCGACACCAGTGAACCAAATGCTGACTGAGCAGGTAAAACTACTGTCGCCAAATTAA
- a CDS encoding cob(I)yrinic acid a,c-diamide adenosyltransferase: MGNRLSKIYTRTGDDGSTGLADGNRIAKNAQRVEAMGTADELNCHIGLLIETLDSDDELIESLRRIQHHLFDLGGEFAIPGSRVIGDDHIEWLEQTLDQHNEHLPPLKNFVLPGGSPAAAQCHLARAVCRRAERIVVALGHEDSINTASRHYLNRLSDLLFVIARALARRDGGEEILWEQKKSGL; encoded by the coding sequence ATGGGCAATCGACTTTCCAAGATTTACACCCGCACCGGAGATGATGGCTCAACCGGACTTGCAGATGGCAACCGGATTGCCAAGAATGCCCAGCGTGTTGAGGCCATGGGCACCGCCGATGAACTGAATTGCCATATCGGTTTGCTGATCGAGACACTCGACAGCGACGACGAACTGATCGAGAGCTTACGGAGAATCCAGCACCACCTGTTCGACCTCGGCGGCGAGTTTGCGATTCCCGGCAGCCGGGTGATCGGGGATGACCATATAGAATGGCTGGAACAGACCCTCGACCAACACAATGAGCACCTTCCTCCCCTCAAGAACTTTGTTCTTCCCGGCGGATCGCCTGCCGCTGCCCAGTGTCATCTGGCTCGCGCCGTATGCCGGAGGGCTGAGCGCATTGTGGTGGCTCTGGGACACGAGGATTCAATCAATACCGCTTCCAGACATTACCTTAACCGGCTTTCAGATCTGTTATTTGTGATTGCAAGGGCACTGGCACGCCGGGATGGCGGAGAAGAGATCTTGTGGGAACAAAAAAAATCCGGCCTCTAA
- a CDS encoding methyl-accepting chemotaxis protein: MKRLINPAIALMNRLPMVYKFSLISILFLLPIGGLSWLVMTELNQSVRTMTRGVEGLEQLQSAEQLLAASIDYRDYQAPGVLKNQDQLLAESRKAAERIDAAFETLASEPRSFDTSGAWAEQVASLRQDWDALKSDDSYQGSIDPQFKYYQEFVQKVLALLPATIEISGLSQGASRENLLLLGLLQESLPETRAVIGRARAYGIFALVEGQVGYALSETLNGIYDQLTNRASLLLPALSVSTDASQRLAEEASGTIERVNDSLMAVRDALDLNVITPMRLEMPWKEYDALINTQLEHYDALSTVIFDTVSDNLSSRLEREVNQRRLIVVALLAILLVVVYLYVGFFMSVRTAINRFTEAARNVAAGDMTTHIQLRNRDELGELTSEFNNMTDRIAELVRSVSRTTSDVDQQAARVKDTASANSEAVARQMEESGQINEAMNQMVEAVHEVTESAHRVADSAGTAESDTETGREVVADTVETINRLATEISGAVDVINRVSKDSDNISQVLIEIKAIAGQTNLLALNAAIEAARAGEQGRGFAVVADEVRSLSQRTHKSTEEIEGMISRLQSGVKDAVSAMTNSRDVTETTVQKSGQVTEALDRIARGIAIIVDMSHQIAQAAEEQSAVAKDVNVNVEKIGELGHKTAANAEETLGSSREMSELTASLQRLVEAFKV; the protein is encoded by the coding sequence GTGAAGCGACTCATTAATCCCGCCATAGCTTTGATGAACCGGCTGCCCATGGTCTACAAGTTCAGCCTCATCAGTATACTTTTCCTGTTACCCATTGGCGGATTGTCCTGGCTGGTGATGACCGAGCTCAATCAATCGGTGCGAACCATGACCCGTGGCGTGGAGGGGCTTGAGCAATTGCAGAGTGCAGAGCAGTTGTTGGCGGCATCCATTGACTATCGTGACTATCAGGCACCGGGAGTTCTCAAGAATCAGGACCAATTGCTGGCCGAATCGAGAAAGGCGGCTGAGCGGATCGATGCTGCTTTTGAGACTCTGGCTTCGGAGCCGCGATCTTTCGATACATCGGGGGCATGGGCGGAACAGGTCGCGTCGCTCAGGCAGGACTGGGATGCGCTGAAATCGGATGACAGTTACCAGGGCAGTATCGATCCCCAGTTCAAGTACTATCAGGAATTCGTGCAAAAGGTGCTTGCCCTGTTGCCCGCAACGATCGAAATTTCCGGGTTGAGTCAGGGCGCATCCCGGGAAAACCTTCTCCTTCTGGGGCTGCTTCAGGAATCTCTTCCAGAGACCCGGGCCGTTATAGGGCGTGCCCGTGCCTATGGCATATTCGCGCTTGTTGAAGGGCAGGTTGGTTATGCGCTTAGCGAGACACTTAACGGTATTTACGATCAGCTTACTAACCGGGCTTCTCTGTTGTTGCCGGCACTTTCAGTATCGACGGATGCCTCGCAGCGCCTGGCCGAAGAGGCTTCCGGCACCATCGAACGGGTGAACGACAGTTTGATGGCGGTTCGCGATGCCCTGGACCTGAACGTTATTACCCCGATGCGTCTTGAGATGCCCTGGAAAGAATATGATGCGCTGATTAACACGCAACTGGAGCATTATGATGCGCTTAGCACAGTGATTTTCGATACGGTGAGCGACAACCTGTCTTCGCGGCTGGAGCGGGAGGTGAACCAGCGTCGCTTGATCGTGGTTGCATTGTTAGCGATTCTGCTTGTTGTGGTTTACCTGTATGTCGGCTTCTTCATGTCTGTTCGTACAGCCATTAATCGCTTTACCGAGGCGGCCCGCAACGTGGCAGCAGGCGATATGACCACCCATATTCAATTGCGTAACCGGGATGAGCTGGGAGAGCTGACCAGCGAGTTCAATAACATGACCGACCGTATTGCCGAACTGGTTCGCTCGGTCAGTCGGACGACGTCAGATGTTGATCAGCAGGCAGCCAGGGTAAAGGATACCGCTTCGGCGAACAGCGAAGCGGTTGCCCGCCAGATGGAGGAGAGTGGCCAGATCAATGAGGCCATGAACCAGATGGTAGAGGCAGTTCACGAAGTGACGGAGAGTGCTCACAGAGTGGCCGACAGCGCCGGCACCGCTGAGAGTGACACGGAGACTGGCCGGGAAGTGGTGGCAGATACTGTGGAGACTATTAACCGCCTGGCCACGGAGATTTCCGGGGCGGTCGATGTGATCAACCGGGTCAGTAAGGATAGCGATAACATCAGCCAGGTGCTGATTGAGATCAAAGCCATTGCCGGACAGACCAACCTGCTGGCCCTGAATGCGGCTATCGAAGCAGCGCGCGCCGGTGAGCAGGGGCGGGGATTTGCGGTTGTTGCAGATGAAGTGCGCTCATTGTCTCAGCGTACTCACAAATCCACCGAAGAGATCGAGGGTATGATTTCACGGTTGCAGAGCGGTGTTAAGGACGCTGTATCTGCAATGACCAACAGCCGTGATGTGACTGAAACGACGGTTCAGAAGTCCGGTCAGGTTACCGAGGCGCTTGATCGTATTGCCCGTGGTATCGCCATTATTGTTGATATGAGTCACCAGATTGCCCAGGCGGCGGAAGAGCAATCGGCTGTGGCCAAGGATGTGAACGTCAACGTTGAGAAGATTGGTGAACTGGGCCATAAGACCGCTGCCAACGCAGAGGAAACGCTGGGCTCTTCCCGGGAAATGTCCGAACTGACCGCTTCTCTTCAGCGTCTGGTTGAAGCTTTCAAAGTTTAA
- a CDS encoding histidine kinase, protein MVLIVFLLAYMLRRRLDTLDKLSGDKLWRHWFRQAAKVEAGHETGMTAGLALVTLPALLLGLAVYILDASGWRLAGYPLEFLVLTLMMGVPGWRHALRVYADSWHRGDMQAAWHYIQDRLPAEERGAAVSPEAMHLSFSKAMMLAVFQRFFLVGFWYVVGGIGFAVLARGLVALAEQWPHAAARPRFARLAELMAWIPSRLLSLTFGVAGDLAGWLRETRSTFTGIRKNAGDVLMISANGSLTGYALDPAKFSRIHPEEWTDFGGRSLSAIRDLLNRSMLVWICLLALLVISGIV, encoded by the coding sequence ATGGTTCTGATCGTTTTTTTGCTGGCCTATATGCTGCGGCGAAGGCTCGATACTCTCGACAAGCTCTCCGGCGATAAACTCTGGCGGCATTGGTTTCGCCAGGCCGCGAAAGTAGAGGCAGGTCATGAGACCGGAATGACCGCCGGCCTGGCTCTGGTTACCCTGCCGGCGCTGCTTTTGGGGTTGGCTGTATATATTCTTGATGCCTCGGGTTGGAGGTTGGCCGGGTATCCGCTTGAGTTCCTGGTTCTGACCCTGATGATGGGCGTGCCCGGCTGGCGGCATGCTTTGCGTGTCTACGCAGATTCCTGGCATCGCGGAGATATGCAGGCGGCATGGCACTACATCCAGGACCGCTTGCCGGCGGAAGAAAGAGGGGCAGCTGTGTCTCCCGAGGCCATGCATTTGTCCTTTTCGAAGGCGATGATGCTGGCTGTTTTTCAGCGTTTCTTCCTGGTTGGCTTCTGGTATGTGGTCGGCGGTATCGGGTTTGCAGTTCTGGCTCGCGGGCTGGTCGCGTTGGCCGAACAATGGCCTCATGCGGCGGCCAGACCCCGGTTTGCGCGCCTGGCAGAACTGATGGCGTGGATACCGTCCCGGCTGCTTTCACTGACCTTTGGTGTTGCCGGGGATCTTGCGGGCTGGCTTCGGGAAACCCGCTCAACCTTCACCGGAATAAGGAAAAACGCAGGGGACGTCCTAATGATTTCCGCCAATGGGTCGTTAACCGGTTATGCGCTGGATCCCGCCAAATTTTCGCGGATTCATCCTGAGGAATGGACTGACTTTGGAGGGCGTAGCCTGAGTGCGATAAGGGATTTGCTCAACCGGAGCATGCTGGTATGGATATGTTTGCTCGCGTTGCTTGTGATTTCGGGAATTGTCTGA
- the ampD gene encoding 1,6-anhydro-N-acetylmuramyl-L-alanine amidase AmpD: protein MKTLRSTGRVPGSHWCPSPNFGPRPEGASISLLVVHNISLPPGQFGGPEIEEFFCNRLDCSAHPYFETLADIQVSAHILIRRDGSLIQFVSLLERAWHAGRSCFQGEEECNDFSIGIELEGTDEIPYTDAQYRSLAKVSHLAMAAWPEITPERLTGHCDIAPGRKTDPGPAFDWKHFQALLANSSPTEEGA, encoded by the coding sequence ATCAAAACGCTTCGCTCAACCGGCAGAGTGCCCGGCTCGCACTGGTGTCCTTCCCCCAATTTCGGTCCCCGGCCAGAAGGCGCTTCTATCAGTTTGCTGGTGGTTCATAACATCAGCTTGCCGCCGGGGCAGTTTGGTGGCCCCGAGATTGAGGAGTTCTTCTGTAACCGCCTCGACTGCTCTGCCCATCCCTATTTTGAAACCCTCGCAGACATCCAGGTTTCAGCGCACATACTCATAAGGCGTGACGGCTCCCTGATACAGTTTGTCAGTTTGCTGGAGCGTGCCTGGCATGCCGGCCGCTCCTGTTTCCAGGGCGAGGAGGAGTGCAATGACTTCTCAATTGGTATTGAACTGGAAGGAACCGATGAGATTCCCTATACCGACGCCCAATACCGCTCGCTGGCGAAGGTATCGCATCTTGCGATGGCGGCCTGGCCTGAGATTACTCCCGAACGCCTGACCGGACATTGTGATATCGCCCCCGGGCGGAAAACGGATCCCGGGCCTGCTTTTGACTGGAAGCACTTCCAGGCGTTGCTAGCCAATTCATCTCCCACAGAGGAGGGTGCCTGA